In Gemmata obscuriglobus, a single genomic region encodes these proteins:
- a CDS encoding SRPBCC family protein, whose protein sequence is MAELAEAGGEIVNARVFDAPRERLFRAFTDPEQLKHWWGPDGFTNTIQAFDPRPGGVWKLVMHGPDGADYHNESVFAEVAEPLRVVFDHIEPVHRFRMSMTFDDESGRTRLTWHMRFEDAAEAQRVRGFVVAANEQNFDRLARHLGTA, encoded by the coding sequence GTGGCGGAACTCGCCGAAGCGGGCGGCGAAATCGTCAACGCGCGCGTGTTCGACGCGCCGCGCGAGCGCCTGTTCCGGGCGTTCACCGACCCGGAACAACTGAAGCACTGGTGGGGGCCGGACGGGTTCACGAACACGATCCAGGCGTTCGACCCGCGCCCCGGCGGCGTCTGGAAGCTCGTGATGCACGGCCCCGATGGCGCCGACTACCACAACGAAAGCGTGTTCGCCGAGGTCGCGGAGCCCCTGCGAGTGGTCTTCGACCACATCGAGCCGGTCCACCGGTTCCGGATGTCCATGACGTTCGACGACGAGAGCGGGCGGACGCGACTGACGTGGCACATGCGGTTCGAGGACGCGGCAGAGGCGCAGCGGGTCCGCGGGTTCGTGGTCGCCGCGAACGAACAGAACTTCGAC
- a CDS encoding ArsR/SmtB family transcription factor — protein MPRSPTTLDAFSAVGEPRRRDILDLLARGERSVTDVVQALKLTQPQASKHLGVLRKVGLVRVRGAGQQRLYSLNADGLRPIHDWVKTFERLWGERLDRLDQYLQQLQAQEKPNGGSE, from the coding sequence ATGCCCCGCTCACCTACTACCCTCGACGCCTTCAGTGCGGTCGGCGAACCGCGGCGGCGCGACATCCTCGATCTGCTCGCCCGAGGCGAGCGGTCGGTCACCGACGTGGTGCAGGCCCTCAAACTCACCCAGCCGCAGGCGTCGAAACACCTCGGTGTGCTGCGGAAGGTGGGACTGGTGCGGGTGCGCGGGGCCGGGCAGCAGCGGCTCTACTCCCTCAACGCCGACGGGCTCCGGCCGATCCACGACTGGGTCAAGACCTTCGAGCGGCTGTGGGGCGAGCGACTGGACCGGCTCGACCAGTACCTCCAGCAACTGCAAGCGCAGGAGAAACCGAATGGCGGCAGCGAATGA
- a CDS encoding DUF3634 family protein, which produces MESVLPNVIALLIVGAIVWGILQAARPRPLFTVRIANGEPHAVHGRVTGAFLDRVREVAAAHRIQRGLVFGVASNGRIRLKTSGHFPPAAQQQLRNWWAEFGWPVPRSRRRP; this is translated from the coding sequence ATGGAAAGCGTCCTGCCCAACGTGATCGCGCTGCTCATCGTCGGAGCCATCGTTTGGGGTATCCTCCAGGCTGCACGGCCGCGCCCGCTCTTCACGGTCCGCATCGCGAACGGTGAACCCCACGCGGTCCACGGGCGCGTAACCGGGGCGTTCCTCGACCGCGTGCGCGAGGTGGCCGCCGCACACCGCATTCAGCGCGGCCTCGTGTTCGGCGTTGCGAGTAACGGGCGCATCCGCCTGAAAACCTCCGGCCACTTTCCGCCCGCCGCACAGCAACAGCTTCGGAACTGGTGGGCCGAGTTCGGATGGCCCGTGCCACGCTCGCGACGCCGCCCCTGA
- a CDS encoding ArnT family glycosyltransferase: MDGAEKGVVGWCRYLFTGLLFPGTADADTRVRSLSLLLVLVLPAALLYPTRGFHLLEPDEGRYAQIPKEMLERGSWVVPTLQGEAYLDKPPLMYWLVALSYRAFGTTPEAARLVPALCVHLTILAVYLLGRRSIGERGAFWAALLLSVAPGFVSVARLLLLDGLLVLCVTTSVLCGFEAVRTGTLKRGWWLLAAVASGLGFLTKGPISEVLLFVPLWAFGFLARGPSAPAVSREGGGRGPARVAWYWYLVFFGVVFAVNLPWYVAIYLREPQFLKYFFWEHNVMRFLQPFDHLQPIWYYAPILIGGLLPGTILLVAYVFNLLRSAPQDGANRSLAGGFWLLTGAWCVLFFSCSGSKLPTYVLPAYPFLCLALGEYVARTRWNVQFRTRALIGGMAAFLLFVHHVGVPWYAKERSPFGDPELVGRFVADHDVAVVCFPRNCDSLAFYHDRSDMRNVRTKSVNQLLVDCHHRPRTVILFTHSDSFTGFKSTLPPSLEIVESATLKRKVKGSLLDKLTGATPWGLCDMAVVVPRYHVPPKDGAELQSFQVPGSKFHGRARASR; encoded by the coding sequence ATGGACGGGGCCGAAAAGGGCGTGGTCGGGTGGTGCCGGTATTTGTTCACGGGACTTTTGTTCCCGGGCACCGCGGACGCGGACACGCGCGTGCGATCGCTCTCGTTGCTGCTCGTGCTGGTGCTGCCCGCGGCGCTGCTGTACCCCACCCGCGGGTTCCATTTGCTCGAACCCGACGAGGGGCGGTACGCCCAGATCCCCAAGGAAATGCTGGAGAGGGGCTCGTGGGTGGTGCCGACCCTCCAGGGCGAGGCGTACCTCGACAAGCCGCCGCTGATGTACTGGCTGGTGGCGCTCAGCTACCGGGCGTTCGGCACGACGCCGGAAGCGGCGCGACTCGTGCCCGCCCTGTGCGTTCACCTCACGATACTAGCAGTGTACCTGCTCGGTCGGCGGAGCATCGGCGAGCGCGGCGCGTTCTGGGCCGCCCTCCTGCTGTCTGTCGCGCCGGGGTTCGTGAGTGTGGCCCGACTGCTCCTGCTCGACGGACTCCTGGTCCTTTGCGTCACCACGTCGGTGCTGTGCGGGTTCGAGGCTGTTCGCACCGGCACCCTCAAGCGGGGCTGGTGGCTGCTGGCGGCGGTCGCGTCCGGGCTCGGGTTCCTGACGAAGGGGCCGATTTCGGAGGTGCTGCTGTTCGTGCCGCTGTGGGCGTTCGGGTTCCTGGCACGCGGCCCCTCAGCCCCTGCCGTCAGCCGTGAGGGAGGGGGGCGAGGTCCGGCCCGGGTCGCGTGGTACTGGTACCTGGTGTTCTTCGGCGTGGTGTTCGCCGTGAACCTGCCGTGGTACGTGGCCATTTACCTGCGCGAGCCGCAGTTCCTGAAGTACTTCTTCTGGGAACACAACGTAATGCGGTTCCTCCAGCCGTTCGACCACCTGCAACCGATCTGGTACTACGCGCCCATTCTCATCGGCGGGTTGCTACCGGGGACGATCCTGCTTGTCGCGTATGTATTCAACCTGTTGCGGTCCGCGCCCCAAGACGGCGCCAACCGGTCGCTCGCGGGCGGTTTCTGGCTGTTGACCGGCGCGTGGTGCGTGTTATTCTTCAGTTGCTCGGGGAGCAAGCTGCCCACCTACGTCCTCCCGGCGTACCCGTTCTTGTGTCTGGCGCTCGGCGAGTACGTCGCCCGGACGAGGTGGAACGTGCAGTTCCGCACCCGGGCGTTGATCGGGGGCATGGCGGCGTTCCTGCTGTTCGTTCACCACGTCGGTGTGCCGTGGTATGCGAAGGAGCGCTCGCCGTTCGGTGACCCGGAACTGGTGGGGCGGTTCGTGGCGGACCACGATGTGGCGGTGGTGTGCTTCCCGCGGAACTGCGATTCGCTCGCGTTCTATCACGACCGGTCCGACATGCGAAACGTGCGGACCAAGAGCGTGAACCAACTGCTGGTGGACTGCCACCACCGGCCGCGAACGGTGATCCTGTTCACCCACAGCGATTCCTTCACGGGGTTCAAGAGCACGCTGCCCCCGAGCCTCGAAATCGTCGAATCCGCGACCCTCAAGCGCAAAGTGAAGGGCTCGCTACTCGATAAGCTGACGGGGGCGACCCCCTGGGGGTTGTGCGACATGGCCGTAGTGGTGCCGAGGTACCACGTCCCGCCGAAGGACGGGGCCGAGCTTCAGTCGTTCCAGGTTCCAGGTTCCAAGTTCCACGGTCGAGCGCGGGCTTCGCGGTAG
- a CDS encoding type II secretion system F family protein gives MLFSSSKCPLPALVEWCRVLRFSLSAGLDPLKIFKQQAKSGPRPLRALAGDLAKRLAKGSSLEDALEPHRDKFPPLFVELVAVGEQTGRLDDTFQELEQYFAAALTTQRRFRAQMAYPVINYVAAVGIVTALIFILGMLGSKMDPTGLGLTGTTGALAFLGCAVAFAGSILVVLKIATENLQFRARLEGLFLNVPGWGPALLAFALLRFAVSLRMCAEAGLRAEKTLHYCFRATCNTRFQQGEERAVAVVKRGSELVEALEASRAPFPQDFIGALMTGEETGNTSEVMDRLAEHLREDADRKMKGAAQMTGYMIYGMVALMIIFFIFRIATAISGVYSEALGGM, from the coding sequence ATGCTGTTTTCGTCTTCCAAGTGCCCGCTTCCGGCCCTCGTGGAGTGGTGCCGGGTGCTCCGGTTCAGTCTCAGCGCGGGGCTCGATCCGCTCAAGATCTTCAAACAGCAAGCGAAATCCGGTCCGCGCCCCCTCCGCGCGCTGGCCGGCGACCTGGCCAAGAGGCTCGCAAAGGGCTCGTCGCTCGAAGACGCCCTCGAACCGCACCGCGACAAATTCCCGCCCCTGTTCGTGGAACTTGTCGCGGTGGGTGAGCAAACGGGCCGGCTCGATGACACGTTCCAGGAACTCGAGCAGTACTTCGCGGCGGCGCTCACCACGCAGCGCCGGTTCCGTGCGCAGATGGCTTACCCGGTCATCAATTACGTGGCCGCCGTGGGCATCGTCACGGCCCTCATCTTCATCCTCGGGATGCTCGGCAGCAAGATGGACCCGACCGGGCTCGGGCTCACCGGCACCACCGGCGCGCTGGCGTTCCTGGGGTGCGCGGTGGCGTTCGCGGGCTCGATTCTCGTGGTGCTGAAGATCGCCACGGAAAACCTCCAGTTCCGGGCACGGCTCGAAGGCCTGTTCCTGAACGTACCGGGGTGGGGGCCGGCGTTGCTGGCGTTCGCGCTGCTCCGGTTCGCCGTGTCCCTGCGGATGTGCGCCGAGGCCGGGTTACGCGCCGAGAAGACGCTGCACTACTGCTTCAGGGCGACGTGCAACACGCGGTTCCAACAGGGCGAGGAGCGGGCCGTTGCGGTCGTGAAACGCGGGAGCGAACTGGTCGAAGCGCTCGAGGCGTCGCGTGCCCCGTTCCCGCAAGACTTCATCGGCGCGCTGATGACCGGCGAGGAGACGGGCAACACGTCGGAGGTGATGGACCGGTTGGCGGAACACCTACGCGAGGACGCGGACCGCAAGATGAAGGGCGCCGCCCAGATGACCGGGTACATGATCTACGGCATGGTCGCGCTGATGATCATCTTCTTCATCTTCCGCATCGCCACCGCGATCTCCGGCGTGTACAGCGAAGCCCTGGGCGGGATGTAA